The following proteins come from a genomic window of Lolium rigidum isolate FL_2022 chromosome 5, APGP_CSIRO_Lrig_0.1, whole genome shotgun sequence:
- the LOC124655292 gene encoding histone H3.2: MARTKQTARKSTGGKAPRKQLATKAARKSAPATGGVKKPHRFRPGTVALREIRKYQKSTELLIRKLPFQRLVREIAQDFKTDLRFQSSAVSALQEAAEAYLVGLFEDTNLCAIHAKRVTIMPKDIQLARRIRGERA, from the coding sequence ATGGCCCGCACGAAGCAGACGGCGAGGAAGTCCACCGGCGGCAAGGCGCCGAGGAAGCAGCTGGCGACCAAGGCGGCGCGCAAGTCGGCGCCGGCCACCGGCGGCGTCAAGAAGCCACACCGCTTCAGGCCCGGCACCGTCGCGCTCCGGGAGATCCGCAAGTACCAGAAGAGCACCGAGCTGCTCATCCGCAAGCTCCCCTTCCAGCGCCTCGTCCGGGAGATCGCGCAGGACTTCAAGACCGACCTCCGCTTCCAGAGCTCCGCCGTCTCCGCGCTGCAGGAGGCCGCGGAGGCATACCTCGTCGGCCTCTTCGAGGACACCAACCTCTGCGCCATCCACGCCAAGCGTGTCACCATCATGCCCAAGGACATCCAGCTCGCACGACGCATCCGTGGGGAGAGGGCGTAG